Proteins encoded within one genomic window of Macrotis lagotis isolate mMagLag1 chromosome 3, bilby.v1.9.chrom.fasta, whole genome shotgun sequence:
- the WDR74 gene encoding WD repeat-containing protein 74 isoform X3, producing the protein MRVNLILIGCANGTVKCFSTEEGKFLRSRSCPGGEGTYRGLAKHDGCLITCVESGILRIWPEDSSEHIKELSVGPGVCRMRQDPDRPHIVATGGKENSLKVWDLQTSSQEPIFKAKNVRNDWLNLRVPIWDQDIQFLPGSQKIVTCTGHHQVRVYDPSSPQRRPVLETTYGEYPLMAMTLTPGGNSVVIGNTHGQLAEIDLRQGRLVCCLKGLAGSVRGLQCHPTQPILASCGLDRVLRVHRLREPRGLEHKVYLKSRLNCLLLSGRDNWEDAPRTPGPAPSEEAQADELWDSLEPVVAGAKRRHSAPGPGPGGKKQPRPGAPSPLAPLCK; encoded by the exons ATTCTAATTGGCTGTGCCAATGGAACTGTGAAATGCTTCAGCACAGAAGAAGGCAAGTTCCTGAGGAGCAGGTCCTGTCCAGGAGGAGAAGGGACTTATCGGGGACTTGCAAAGCATGATGG CTGCCTCATTACTTGTGTGGAGTCTGGGATACTCCGAATCTGGCCTGAAGACTCTTCTGAACAT ATCAAAGAACTCAGTGTGGGTCCAGGTGTGTGCAGGATGCGCCAGGACCCTGATCGACCCCACATAGTAGCCACTGGTGGGAAGGAGAATTCGCTGAAGGTCTGGGACCTGCAGACATCATCCCAGGAGCCCATATTCAAAGCTaagaat GTCCGCAATGATTGGTTAAATCTCCGGGTTCCCATCTGGGACCAGGACATCCAGTTCCTCCCAGGGTCACAGAAGATTGTCACATGCACTGGACATCACCAG GTTCGAGTGTATGACCCATCCTCCCCACAGAGGCGGCCTGTCCTGGAAACTACCTATGGAGAGTATCCCCTGATGGCAATGACCCTCACTCCAGGGGGCAA CTCTGTGGTCATCGGGAACACCCATGGGCAGCTAGCTGAAATTGACCTTCGGCAAG ggCGCCTGGTTTGCTGCTTGAAGGGTCTGGCAGGCAGCGTCCGAGGCCTGCAGTGTCATCCGACTCAGCCCATTCTCGCTTCCTGTGGCCTGGACCGAGTTCTGCGGGTCCATCGACTTCGGGAACCTCGAGGATTGGAGCACAAG GTTTATCTCAAGTCAAGACTGAACTGTCTCCTGTTATCAGGCAGAGACAACTGGGAG GATGCGCCCAGAACTCCCGGGCCGGCCCCCTCCGAAGAAGCCCAGGCCGACGAGTTGTGGGATTCGCTGGAGCCCGTGGTGGCCGGGGCCAAGAGGAGGCACAGCGCCCCGGGGCCCGGCCCCGGGGGCAAGAAGCAGCCGCGGCCCGGGGCGCCCTCCCCCCTGGCCCCCCTGTGCAAATAA